A window of Rhizobium sp. CC-YZS058 genomic DNA:
GCAAAGACGTCACTCAGCGCCAGCACGATGTTTTAGCGCGTGCAGCGTGGAGTCTCCTCTACGCTCATTACGAGGGGTATGCGAAATTCTGTCTCACACTGTTTTTCGATCGTGCTGCCCGACTCGTTGGTTCTTGTCGTCCGCTTCCTAAGAAGACGAAAGAGTATGCGTTGTTTTCTGAGATGAAGCGCATTCGACAACTACCGACAGTCGAGTTTTTGGAGACACTAGAAACGTTCGGCGCTACCATGGGCATGAAACGACCAGATTTCCCCGAAGTCGACACTAAGTCGAATCTCTGGCCCAATGTGCTAGAAGATCTACTAGCTTTTGCGGACATCAAGTGTCCGTCTGTTGATAAGAATCGCATTTTGCTGAAAGCACTTGTAAGCAAGAGA
This region includes:
- a CDS encoding MAE_28990/MAE_18760 family HEPN-like nuclease; protein product: MEAIDELTADLGWRETELALLKVFFQRKDVTQRQHDVLARAAWSLLYAHYEGYAKFCLTLFFDRAARLVGSCRPLPKKTKEYALFSEMKRIRQLPTVEFLETLETFGATMGMKRPDFPEVDTKSNLWPNVLEDLLAFADIKCPSVDKNRILLKALVSKRNKIAHGQSVSASYPDYLEQERAVYEVMYDIAYQVDARLKCDPFTIA